The window CGCCGCTTCGCGGGCGATTCGGCCCTGTCACGGCACCGAAAAAACAAGCGTTATGCCGACCGGCCGAAATCGGACGCACATGAAGGTACTCGTGACGGACCCGATCGCGGACGCGGGTCTGGAACGGCTGCGCGAGGCGGGCCACGAGGTCGAGACCGCCTACGACGTGGAGGGCGAGGAACTGCTGGACGCCGTGGCCGACGCCAACGCCATGATCGTCCGCTCGGGGACGGAGGTCACCGAGGAGGTCTTCGAGGCCGCGCCCGAGCTGATCATCGTCGGCCGGGCCGGCATCGGGGTGGATAACATCGACATCGAGGCCGCGACCGACCACGGCGTCATCGTGGCCAACGCGCCGGAGGGCAACGTCCGCGCCGCCGCGGAACACTCCGTCGCGATGGCGTTCGCCACGGCCCGTTCGATCCCGCAGGCCCACCAGCGCCTGCGCGACGGCGAGTGGGCCAAGGGCGACTTCCTCGGCACCGAGGTCAACAACAAGACCCTGGGCGTCGTCGGCTTCGGCCGCGTCGGCCAGGAGGTCGCCAAGCGCCTCGATCCGCTGGGGATGGATCTGGTCACGTTCGACCCCTACATCAGCGAGGAGCGCGCCGAGCGCCTCGGCGCCGAACTCGTCGACAGCCTCGACGAGCTGCTGAAGCGCTCCGACTTCATCACCATCCACACGCCGCTGACCGACGAGACGGAGAACATGATCGGCGAGGAGGAGCTCGCCCAGCTGGAAGGCGGCTACGTGATCAACTGCGCTCGCGGCGGCATCGTCGACGAGCCCGCCCTCGCCGAGGCCGTCGAGGACGGCATCCTCAAGGGCGCCGCCATCGACGTCTTCGCGGACGAGCCGGTCGACCCGGACAACCCGCTGCTCGACGTCGACGACGTCGTCGTCACGCCGCACCTCGGCGCCTCGACGGAGGCCGCCCAGGAGAACGTCGCCACCTCCACGGCCGACCAGGTCGTCGCCGCGTTCAACGACGAGCCCGTCGCCAACGCGCTGAACGCCCCGTCGATGGACGAGGCCTCGTTCCCCGTCATCCAGCCGTACCTGGAACTGGCCGACACCGCCGGCGAGATCGCGGTCCAGCTGTTCGAGGGCCGCGTCGAGTCCGTCGAGGTCACCTACGCCGGCGACATCGCCGACGAGGACGTCGACATCGTCACCGCCACGGCGCTGAAGGGCGTCTTCGAGCCGCTGGAGAGCTCCATCAACGCCGTCAACGCCGAGCGCATCGCCGAGGAACGGGGCATCGACGTCACCGAGTCCAAGACCAGCACCTCCGAAGACTTCCAGAGCCTGATCACGGTGACCGTCTCCGACGGCGAGGGCTCCGTCAGCGTCTCCGGCACCCAGTTCGCCGGCGAGGACCCCCGCATCGTCCGCATCGACGGCTACCGCGTCGACGCCATCCCCCACGGCCACATGCTCGTGGCCCGCAACGAGGACGTTCCCGGCGTCATCGGCTTCATCGGCTCCGTGCTGGGCGACCACGACGTCAACATCGCCGGCATGTTCAACGCCCGCGAGGCCCACGGCGGCGAGGCCCTGACCGTCTACAACCTCGACGACCCCGTCACCGACGACGTCCTCGAGGAACTCCACGAGGACGCCCGCATCATCGAGACGAAGTACATCTCGCTGGACAACGGCGACTGACGACCGTCTCGCTACGGAACCCGGATCCGCCGGGTTCGTCGGCGTAGCTACCAGAAACTCCGTTTCTCGACGTCGCAACCCGCTCCGAGGAAAAGCGGCTGTGCAGTCGGTGCCGATCAGTGACGAGCGGCAGCGACGTCGGTGTCGATCAGCGAAGCAAAACGGCTAGTCGGTGATTACGCCCGCCGCGTCGCAGCCAGCCCGAGCAGGCCGGCCGCGACCAGCGCGGCGACGAGGCCGAAGCCGGGGCCGTCACCGGCGGTCGGCGTCGGCGTCGGCTCGGTGACCGTCTCGACGTTTGTCTCCTCGTCACCGTCGGTCGTCTCAGGGGCGTTGCCCTCCGTGGACTCCTCGGTGCCGTCGGCCGTGGCCGTCTCCGTGCCGCTCTCCGTCGTCTCCGACTCGTTGGTCGAGTCGTCGGTCATCGCGATCTGGCGCTCGGAGAAGTGGTTCACGGCCACGAGCACGTCGGCGCTGGCGTCCGCGCTCGCGTCCTGGCGGACGAGGAACCGCGACTCGTTGCCCTCCTCGATCGCGCTCTCGAGTTCGCCGTAGCTGGAGGCCTCGGCGGCGGCCTCGCCGTCGACGCGGACCGAGAGGTTCTCAGTGACGTCGAGGGCCTGCTCGGAGACCGTCGTGATGATCACGCGGCCCTCGTGTTGGGTGCGCTCGGCGGTCACGTTCACCGCGCCCTCGCCGTAGCTGGTCACGTTGACGCGCGTGTCGTTGCCGTACTCGACGGCGTCGGCCGCGAGCTCGGACCCGTCCTCGCCGGACTGGGTCACGTAGGCCTCGGCGGTCGCGGTGCCGTTGACGATCATCCGCTCCTGCTGTTCGTCGTCCGCCTCGCGCTCGCTCTCGTAGGAGCGGAAGACCAGTTGCGCGTCCTCAGAGAGGCTCGCGCTGACGTTGCCGCCGTCGTTGACCTGGACCGAGCCGTTCCCCACGACGAGGAAGGCGCCGTCGCGGCCGTCCTCGCGGGTGACGACGACGCGCTCGTCGCTCTCGGCGCTGGCCTCGGCGCCGCCGGAGACGTTGGCCGTGACGTACTGGGACCCGTTGCCGGCCGAGACCACGAGGATCCCGCGCGGGTTGTCGTGGGCCGTCAGCTCGGCGCCGCTGTCGGCCGTCACGGTCGCGCTGGTCTCCGTCCGGGCGCCGAGCGACAGGGCCGCGCCGGCGATGTCGCTCATCGCGGAGAGGCCGACGTCGACCCCGACGCCGGCGTCGCTCTCGACGGCGCTCTGTGAGTTCACCGCCACGGACTCCAGCACCGTCTCGCCGCCGACGCCGTAGTCGACGACGGCGTCGTTCGACGTCTCGAAGGAGACGTGCGCGCCAGCGTACCCCTCGGACTGCTGTGCCCCCATCGCGGCGCCGGTGGCCGGCAGCGCGCCTGCCAGCACGAGCGCCGCAGCTATCGCGATACTCGCCAGTGTTCTGGTCATCGCACCCGGAACTGTCTCGCACTGGGAGATAGGCTATGGGGCAAAATGATTAGGTCCAATCACCATCGACCATGATGTCGTCTGGTAGTTACGACGAAACCTATCGTATAGAACCAATAGAACAGTGGGCGACTACCGGCCCGTCGCTCGTCCGGTCGCGGTGCTCTGGCTCCCCGGCTCAGGTCCCGAAGAGTCCGGACAGGAGGCCGTCGCCGTCGTCCGCCGCCTCGCGCTCGCGCAACAGTCGCTCGTACTGTTCGACGACGTCCTCGCGCCGCTCGCGCTCCCGCTGGAGCTCCCGTTCCAGCTCCGCGATTCGCTCGCAGAGGAGCCGGCGCTCGAGGGCCACGTACGACGGCTCCGGTCGCACGCGCCGCCGGGTGGTGACGTCGGGGCCGTCCGCCTCGCTACGGGTGGTGTCCGCGGACATGGACAACCGTACGACACGAAGTCACAAAAGTCCGCGTCGGACGGACGCATGACGGGTGCACGACGCTCTCAGACGCCCGAAATCGATGGTATAGCCGATCCCTGCGCTCCCCGAAGCCGGCCGTTACACGGCGGGGTCTGATCCCGTCCGGATCAGCCCTCGAGGTGGTCCAGCACGGCGTCCGTGTCGTCGGGGACCGGCTCGGGGTCGGACCCGGCGGCGGCGGCCGCGTCGGGGTCCTTGAGCAGGTGACCGGTCGTCAGGCAGACGACCTGCTCGTCGTCGTCCACCGCGCCGCGCTCGCGGAGCTTCCGCAGGCCGGCGACGCTGGCGGCGGAGGCGGGCTCGACGCCGACGCCCTCGCCGGCCAGGTCGCGCTGGGCCTCGGTGATCGCCTCGTCGCTGACGGCGACGGCGGTCCCGCCGGTCTCGCGGATGCCGGGCAGCGCCTTCGGCGCGTTGACGGGGTTGCCGATCCGGATGGCCGTCGCGATGGTCTCGACGTCCTCCCAGCGGCGGACCTCGTCGTTGCCCTCCTCGACCGCCTCGACCATCGGCGCCGCGCCCTCGGCCTGGACGCCGGTGAGCTTCGGCACCTCGTCCTCGTCGAGGGCGCCCGCCTTCACCAGTTCGCGGAAGCACTTGTACAGCGCCGCGGTGTTACCGGCGTTGCCGACGGGCAGGACGATGCGGTCGGGGACCTCGCCGTAGTCGTCGCGGAACTGCTCTAACATCTCCAGGCCGATGGTCTTCTGGCCCTCCAGGCGGAAGGGGTTCAGCGAGTTCAGCAGGTAGGCCTCGCCGCGGCCGGCCAGGTCCTGGACGATGTCCAGACAGCGGTCGAAGTTGCCGTCGACCTCGAGGATGCGCGCGCCGTGCAGCGCCGCCTGTGCGACCTTGCCCGCGGCGACCTTCCCCGCCGGGAGCAGGACGAGCGTCTCCAGGCCCGCGCGGGCGCCGTAGGCCGCCAGCGCCGCGGAGGTGTTGCCCGTCGACGCGCACGCCAGCCGATCCACGCCGACTTCCTGGGCCACGCGCACGCCCACGGTCATGCCGCGGTCCTTGAACGAGCC of the Halomicrobium salinisoli genome contains:
- the thrC gene encoding threonine synthase, coding for MADLQLRDDVPAVADDGVWLACVECGETFAPFEAIRYTCDDCDGLLEVRYADLPTWDDFEGERSVWRYSDALPFEASEARSASNGGGEAAGSVTLPEGGTPLHRVPRLEDDVGVDALRIKHEGMNPTGSFKDRGMTVGVRVAQEVGVDRLACASTGNTSAALAAYGARAGLETLVLLPAGKVAAGKVAQAALHGARILEVDGNFDRCLDIVQDLAGRGEAYLLNSLNPFRLEGQKTIGLEMLEQFRDDYGEVPDRIVLPVGNAGNTAALYKCFRELVKAGALDEDEVPKLTGVQAEGAAPMVEAVEEGNDEVRRWEDVETIATAIRIGNPVNAPKALPGIRETGGTAVAVSDEAITEAQRDLAGEGVGVEPASAASVAGLRKLRERGAVDDDEQVVCLTTGHLLKDPDAAAAAGSDPEPVPDDTDAVLDHLEG
- the serA gene encoding phosphoglycerate dehydrogenase translates to MKVLVTDPIADAGLERLREAGHEVETAYDVEGEELLDAVADANAMIVRSGTEVTEEVFEAAPELIIVGRAGIGVDNIDIEAATDHGVIVANAPEGNVRAAAEHSVAMAFATARSIPQAHQRLRDGEWAKGDFLGTEVNNKTLGVVGFGRVGQEVAKRLDPLGMDLVTFDPYISEERAERLGAELVDSLDELLKRSDFITIHTPLTDETENMIGEEELAQLEGGYVINCARGGIVDEPALAEAVEDGILKGAAIDVFADEPVDPDNPLLDVDDVVVTPHLGASTEAAQENVATSTADQVVAAFNDEPVANALNAPSMDEASFPVIQPYLELADTAGEIAVQLFEGRVESVEVTYAGDIADEDVDIVTATALKGVFEPLESSINAVNAERIAEERGIDVTESKTSTSEDFQSLITVTVSDGEGSVSVSGTQFAGEDPRIVRIDGYRVDAIPHGHMLVARNEDVPGVIGFIGSVLGDHDVNIAGMFNAREAHGGEALTVYNLDDPVTDDVLEELHEDARIIETKYISLDNGD